AACTTTCTCGAACAGTTCGACTTCTTCCTTTTCGGCTTTTATGCCACCCAGATCGCGGCGGTGTTTTTTCCCGCGAGCAGCGAGTTCGCGTCGCTGATGCAGACCTTTGCGGTGTTCGGCGCCGGCTTTTTGATGCGGCCGCTGGGCGCGGTGGTGCTGGGCGCGTATATCGACAGGGTCGGACGGCGCAAAGGCCTCATCGTCACCCTGTCGCTGATGGCGTGCGGCACGATTCTGATCGCCTTCGTCCCCGGCCATGCCTCCATCGGCCTGTTGGCGCCCCTGCTCGTGCTGCTGGGACGCCTGCTGCAGGGTTTTTCGGCGGGCGCCGAGCTGGGGGGCGTTTCCGTCTATCTTGCGGAGATGGCGACGCCCGGCCGCAAGGGTTTTTATACGGCGTGGCAATCGGGCAGCCAGCAGGTATCGATCGTCGTCGCCGCCGCCCTGGGCTTCGCGCTGAACCGATGGATGGATACCGCGACGATCGCGGCCTGGGGCTGGCGGATTCCTTTCTTCGTCGGCTGCATGATCATCCCCTTCATCTTCGTGCTGCGCCGCCGGCTGGAAGAGACGCAGGCCTTCAAGGCGCGGCAGCACCGGCCGGGCTTGCGCGAATCGGCGATTTCACTCGCGTCCAACTGGAAGCTGATGCTGGCCGGGGCGGCGATGGTGGCGATGACCACTGCCTCGTTCTACCTGATCACCGTCTATGCGCCGACCTTCGGCAAGACGGTGCTGCACCTGACCACGTCCGACAGCTTGCTCGTGACGCTGTGCGTCGGCGTCTCCAACTTCATCTGGCTGCCCGTGGGCGGCATGATCTCCGACCGGTTCGGGCGCAAGCCGGTGCTGCTTGCCATGACCGCGCTGGCGATCGTCACGGCGTATCCCGTCCTGTCCTTCCTGGCCAACGGGCCCACCTTTGCCAAAATGCTGCTGGTGCTGCTGTGGCTGTCGTTCCTGTACGCGATGTACAACGGCGCCATGATCGTGGCCTTGACCGAGGTGATGCCGGCCTCGGTGCGGGTGGCGGGCTTTTCGGTGGCGTACAGTCTGGCGACGGCCATTTTCGGGGGCTTCACGCCGGAGATATCGACGGCGCTGATCCACGTGACGGGCGACCGCGCGTCCCCGGGATACTGGATGACCTTCGCCGCGCTTTGCGCCTTTCTTGCGACGCTGGCGCTGTACCGGCGCGGCGCCACGGCCGCGCGGCTGGCGGCGCAGGCCCGCTGATATCCAATAACGATTTGTCCATCTTCATGTCGAGGAGACCATGAAAGCCCTGACGTTTCTGTCCCAACCGGCCCTGCGTGGCCTGAAAGCCAGGACCGGCCTGCTGGCGGGCTCGCTGCTGGCGGCTTCGATCGCCTTCAGCCCCGTCCAGGCGGCCGAACTGCATGTCCTCATCTCCGGCGGTTTCTCCGCCGCGTACGAGAAGCTGGGCAAGCAATTCGAGGCGCAGACCGGGAACACGCTGGTCACCGAGCACGGCCCATCGATGGGCAAGACGCCGGAAGCGATTCCAAACCGCCTGGCCCGTCATGAGCCCGCGGATGTCGTCATCATGGTGGGCTATGCGCTGGACGACCTGATCAAGAAGGGACAGGTGGACCCCGGCTCCCGCGTGGAACTGGCCGACTCCGCCATCGGCATGGTGGTCAGGCAGGGGCAGCCCAAGCCGGATATCTCCACCGAGGCCGCACTGAAGAAGACGCTGCTGGATGCGAAATCGGTGGCGTATTCGGATAGCGCCAGCGGCGTGTACATCGAAAGGGAATTGTTCAAAAAGCTGGGCATCGAAGCGCAGCTCAAGCCCAAGGCCGTCAAGGTGCCGAAGGTCCCCGTCGCCTCGCAGGTTGCCAGCGGCAAATACGAGATCGGCTTTCAGCAGGTTGCCGAACTGCTGCCGGTTCCGGGGGTAACGTTCGTCGGCCGGATCCCGGACTCCGTGCAGTCGATCACCCGCTTCGCCGGCGGCGTGCCCGTCAGCGCGTCGCATCCGAAGGAGGCGGCCGAACTGCTGAAGTTCCTGTCGTCGCCGCAGGCGCAGCCCGTGGTCAGGGAAACGGGCCTGGAATCGGTCGCGAAAAAGTAAGCGTCGGCCGCCGGGCGCAACGATCGCGGACGATCCCGGCGATCATGCTCAGGCGGCCTCGGGACAGGCGCGGCTGCCGTCCTTCAACTGCTCCAGGAACCATCGTCCCGCCGGCCCGGGAGGATGGTCGTGGCGATAGACCGCATGCACCGGGATCGGCGGGACGCGGCAGTCGGCGCTTTCGCGCGTGAGCGCGACCAATTCGCCGCTGGCGATCTGCGCCTGCACCATGGCAAGCGGCATGTGTCCCCACCCAAAGCCGGCGCACAGGAAGGCATGCTTGGCGCCCATGTCGGCGAGCCGCCAGGTCTGCTGCGAGAAAACCCCGTAGTGGTTGCCTTCGGTGAGGCGGGTGCGGTCGGTCAGCACCAGCTGCACGTGCCGGCCCAGTTCCCTGGCGGTGATTTCTCCCTGGAACGACGCCAGCGGATGCGACGGCGCCACCACTTTGACCATGGGCACGTCCAGCAGCTTCTCTGCCTGCAGGGCGTCCGGAATGGTGGGCAGGCTGCCGATCACGCCCAATGCGCAGGTGCCGTCGAGCACCGGCTTCAGGACGCCGCCCAGCGCTTCCACATACAGGCGCAGCGGCGTGTGAGGGAACGCCCCCCGGAAGCCGCCCACGGCCAGCGTCAGGGCCTGCATGGGGTACATGACGTCGATGACGGCGGTCAGCTCCGGCTCCAGCCCTTCGGCCATCGATTTCGCCTTGGCCTTGAATGCGTTCATGCCCTGCAGGACGCCGCGCGCTTCCTGCAGCAGCGCCCGGCCGGCATCGGTGAGCACCGGATAGCGGCCGCCGCGGTCGAACAGCCGCACGCCGGTCTGCGCCTCCAGGTTCGCCAGGGTATGGCTGACCACGGACTGCGCGCGCCGCAGCTGGCGCCCCGCGGCGGAAAAACTGCCCGTTTCGGCGGCGGCCACGAAGGTCCGCAGTTGGTCGATGGATATGGCGTCCAGCATGGCGTATCGGCGTGACGGATGGCGGGGTCCCAAATATACGCGCCGGCCGCATGGTTGTGCGCCGTTTCCCTGCGGCCCGGCCTTTCTACTCATCGACGACGCGCCGCCGCGGCCCGCGGCATACGGGCGGCGCACGGGCATATGGGTTGCACAGGGCAGACGCCCGACCGAAGGAGATACCCCATGGCTGAAACCACCACCGATCACGAGACCATCCGCAAATGGGCGGAAAAGCAGGGCGGCAAGCCTGCGGCGGTCGATCGCACCCACAAGGACGGCGACGTCGGCATCGTGCGCATCATGTTTCCCGAGGCGCCGCATTCGGAGCATCAGTCGCTGGTCGAGATTTCGTGGGACGAGTTCTTCGAGGAATTCGATTCCCGCAAACTGGCGCTGCTGTACGAGCCGGACGGCATGTTCAGCAAGCTGATCGGCCGCGAGACGGCCGAACGGCGTGAGCACGGAGATCACGGCGCGGCGCGCAAATGAACGCGCCGGCGCAGTGGACCCGTCCGCTGGAGCCACGCATGACGCCGGCGCGCGTGGCCGTGTTCCGCGCCTTGAACCTGGGCGACATGCTGTGCGCGGTGCCGGCGCTGCGCGCATTGCGGGCCGGACTGCCGCGCGCCGAAATTTCACTCGTCGGCCTGCCCTGGGCCCGCGCCTTCCAGGCGCGCTACGCCGCCTATGTCGACCGCTTCATCGAGTTTCCCGGGTATCCGGGATTGCCCGAAGCGACCGCGCGCCCCGATGAACTGGATGTCTTCTTCGCCGGCATGCGGAAACAGCACTTCGATCTGTGTTTGCAGATGCACGGCAGCGGCCCCACCAGCAACCGCGTGGTGGCGCAGTTCGGCGCGCACCGGGCCGTGGGTCTGGGTTCGCCGGACGACGCGGCATCCGTTCGCATCTGGCCCTATCCTTCGGACCGCCATGAGGTGCTGCGCAACCTTTATCTGGTCGAACAGTGCCTGGGCGTCGATGGCCGGGACGACGCGCTGGAATTTCCGCTTACGGCGCAGGATTGGGCGGAGCTGCGCACCCATTCCGATTTGATGGCCTGCCTGGATACGCCGTACGTCTGCCTGCAGCCGGGCGCGCGGGATCCCGCCAAGCGGTGGCCGGCGGCGGATTTCGCGCGCGTCGGCGATGCCTTGGGCGAGCGCGGCTGGCGCGTGGTATTGACCGGCTGCGGCGCCGAGCGTGCGCTGGCCGAAACCGTGGCCGCCCGCATGCGCCATCCTTGCCTGATCGCCGCGCGGGACATCTCCGTCGGCGGGCTGGCGGCGCTGCTGTCGGGCGCGAGCCTGCTCGTGTCCAACGATACCGGCGTGGCGCATCTCGCTGCCGCGCTGCGGGTGCCGAGCGTCGTCATCTTCTTTGCGACGGATCCGATGCGCTGGGGCCCGCCGATGAACGGCCCGCATCGCGTCGCGGGAGGCAATTGCATGCCGCCGGCCGATACGGTATGCGCGGCCGCGATAGGGCTGCTCGAACGCGTCCGTTCGCCGGTGAGCTGAGTCTCCACGGGGCGCTGCGCCGCGCGGCCTAGGCGGCGAATGCAGCGTCGGCGTCATACAACCGGCATGCCTGCTCGATGACCGCATCCGCCGGGACGTCGTTGACGAACGACGCGTCATGCCCGCAGCGATGGTCGATGCAGCTCAGGCCGCATACCGGGCAGTGCACGCGATACGACACCGCCAGGCCCTGGTTGCGCGCGGTCAGCGGGCCGTAGCTGTGCAGATTGCCGATCCAGTAGATCGTCACCGCGGGGCGGTTCAGGGCCCGGGCGAGATGCGCGGGGCCCGTGTCGTTGGAGACCAGCACGTGCGCGCGCTCGAGCAAGGCGCACAGCCCGCCGGGCGAAAGCCGCCCCGCCGCATCGATGGCCGGTGCGCGCATCGACCGGCAGACCGCCGCCGTGATGGGCGCTTCGCCGGCGCTGCCATTGACGATGACTTGCGCGCCGCGCGCGGCCAGCGCATCGCCCACGGCCGCGAAGCGCGCCGCGTCCCAGCGGCGGCGCGGGTCCGTCGCGCCGGGCTGCAATATTGCAAAGGGCTCGCGCAGCGAAGGCAGGCGCCGTTCACATTCCTCGCGATCGGCCGCGCGCGGATGCAGCCGCGGTTCGACCATGGCGCCGTGCGCTCCCGCCAGCGCCACGCAATCGCGCAAAAGCATCGCGCGGGGCATCAGGTCGTGCACGGCCGGAATGTAGGCATAGTCGCGGTCCAGCGGCGCGGCGTCCAGCGTGCGCATGCCGGCCGTCACCCGCGCACCGAGCGCCAGCACGAAGGGATTGCTGTAGCGGCCCCCGCCATGCAGCTGCAGCGCGATGTCGAAATTGCGCTGCCGCAGCTGATCCAGCACTTGCCGGATGGGCGCCTCCCGCACCGGTTCGCCGGCGGGCGCCGTGATGCCGGGAATGGGCGGCAGTACGACCACTTCATCGACCGGTCCTGGCCGCGCCGCCAGAAAGTCGGCGTGCCACTGGCAACCGAGCAGCGTGATGCGCGCTTCGGGATAGGTATCGCGCAACGCCTGCAGCGCCGGCAGCGCCAGGATGAAGTCGCCGATGGCGTTCGCCCGCAGCACCGCGATGCGGGCGACGCCGGACAGCGCGGCAACGGGCGGCGGGCCGCTCATGTTCCGTCCTTGAACCGCCAGCGCGGCAGGTCCACCTGCCGGTCCGGAACGGTGGTGGGCAGCTCCTGGTGATAGGCGGACGACGGCATGATGCCGCAGCCGCCATAGCGCGCCATCACGCGCATCTGCGCATAGACGTCCTCGCCGCAATGGATGGCGGGCACGTCGCGCCAGAACCCGAAGCCGCCGCAGTCGAGCAGCTTGGCGCGGTCGTAAAGCACGCACCCGCCCGTCCACGCGACCTTGTAAGCGCGCCAGCGCCGGCCGGCCGGCAGCGCGGCGCGCTGCACGTGCCACAGGTTCGCGGCATTGTGCAGGACATGGCGCGACCACGCCGGCCCGTCCGGCTCGATACGTTCGGGCCGGACGATGTCATCGTCCCAGAACTCCACCGCCTGCTGGTGCGGACGCACGTCGTCCCGATATGACAGGCCGATCACTGCGTTGCCGATGAAGCCGCAACCGATCTGGGCCATCGCGTCGGCCATGCGTTCGATGGCCTCTGGCTCCAAAATGACGTCATCGTCCAGGAACAGGACATAAGGCGCGCTGGCCTGCCGCAGAAGATAGTGCCGCTGTTGCGCGAGGCCGCGCCGCGGCAGGTTGCGGGTCAGGGAAACCCTCTTGCGGCGCGCCCGCAGCAGCCGGACGATGGAACGCGCTTCGCCCGATTCGTATCCGGGCGCGCCGTCCGATTGGTCCGCCACGTGTATGTCGAAGTCCTCGAAGCGCTGGCCCATGAGCGACGTCAGCGTGACGGCAAGCGCCGCGGGCCGGTTGCACGTGGGAATCAGGACGTCCACCGCCGTCATCGCGCATCCCGCGCCGGGGCAGCCGGCGCGGCCGCCCCATACAGGTAAGGGTTCAGCGCGGGGTCGTTGTACATCTTGAACTGCCGGTGCGCGCGATACGTGCAGCGTCCGTGCACCAGGCCGTCGAACAGCGCCTCCAGGCATGCGCGCATGTGGGCATGCTGGGCCCGCAGGGCGGCAAGCCGCGCCGCGCACCGGCGCCGGTGCGCTTCGTCGGCGTCCTGGCGCTGCGCCTGCAAGGCCATGTGATGGATTTTCAGGCGGCCGATCGACATGCGGTCGATCAGCGATCCGGCAGTCTCGCTGTTCACCCAATGCAGGCCGTGCGGCGCCCCGTCTGCGTGACCGACCGCGGCCAGGATCAGGTCGTCCATGGCTTCGATCGCGTCGTTGCGGCACTGGTTGTACCGGTCGATGGCGCGCTTGTTGGCCACGATGGCGCTGTCGGGCGCGTCGCGCCGGCGCGCCTGGTCTTCCTCGTTCCACAGCAGGCTGTTGTAGCGGTGGTTCTCCAGCGCCTGCCGCAGCAGCGGGTGTTCGGGCGGCTCGACGTTGCGCGCCGGCCAACCGGGCTCGCGCAACGCGTGCGCGTGCAGGGTGTCGATGTCCGCTGCGTCGCAAAGCGCCAATCGGGGTTGCGGGTGGTCGCGCAGTGTCATAGGTCCTCCCGTTTTCGTATCGGGTCGCGCGGACGGCGCCGGGCGTTGCGCATCAGCATGGGCGGCCTCCGCGGGCAATTCCTGCCCAGCGGTGGCCAAGGCCATGCCGCCGCGTCGCCACAGGCCCGATGCGGCATGCGCAGTCCGGCGTTGCGGCCGTCGGGGCCTCAACCGGCGCGGGTTGCGCGACGGCGCTCATGCAACCGACATGCCATCGCACACGGCACGCATCCTGCGCGCCTCTTGCGGCCAGGCGGGAAGGAGTCCGCCGCGTGCAATCCTGACCGATTCACATCTCGCGGGAGACGCTATGAAGAACAGCATGGTCGATACGATCGTCGCCGCGGCGCTGGGCGCGGCCGCGATGTATTACTTCGATCCGGAACTGGGGCGGCGCCGCCGCGCCATGCTGCGGGATCAGCTGGCCGGCCGCGGCCACGACGCCGAACGCTTCCTGCGTCGCAAGGCGCGCTACGTACGCGGTCATCTGCAAGGCATGGCGGCGCAAACGCGCTCCGCCATGTCGCCAGCCGGCGAGCCCGCCAGCGACCGGCGCATCGCCGAACGGGTACGCGCCGCCATCGGCCGGGCCGTCAGCACGCCGGGCGCGGTGGATGTCAACGTGGCAGCGGGCAACGTGCTGCTGACGGGCCACATCCTGGCCGCGGAGCGCGAAAAGCTGGTGTCGACGGTGTCGGCGGTGGAGGGCGTCGAGCGGGTGACGGACCAGATGTCCGCCTACGACGACGCTGGCAACGTGCCGGAGCTGCAGGGCGCCAGCAAGGTGTGACGCCATCCGGGCGTGCCGGCCCGCCCGCATTGCGATGGGGGCAGGGACGGCCTTAGAGCGCCTTGTAGTAGTAGGTGGTGCTGCAAGGGCTGCCGTCGGGCATCAGCGCGTAGGCCGGCACGTCGCCCACGCGCTGCCATCCTGCGCGCTGGTACACCCGTTCGGCGTCGCTGCCGGTGGCCGTGTCGAGCACGAGCACGGTCAGCCCTTCGTCACGCGCAACCTCCTCCGCCGCAGCCATCAGCCGGGCGGCCACGCCGCGCCGGCGGGCACGGCTGTGCACGAGAAGCTTCGAGATATCCGCGCGGTGCGGCTGGTTTTCGACGCCCGCGAAAACGATCTGCACCGTTCCGACCACGCGCTCGTCGTCATCCTCGGCGACGAGCAGCACCCGATTGCCGCCCTGCACGCCGCGCACGACGCCTTCCCAGAAACCGGTCGCCTTATCGCGCGTCATCGGCAGCATGAAGCTGACGGACGCGCCGTTCTCGACGCAATCGACCAATATGTCGGCCAGTTGGCCGATACAGGCTTGTGCCTGGACACCGTCCAGGCGGCGCACGCGAACCGGTGAAGTCATGGGGAGGCCTTCCTCAAGGTTGAGCAGGCCG
The sequence above is a segment of the Bordetella genomosp. 9 genome. Coding sequences within it:
- a CDS encoding MFS transporter; translated protein: MQQPHTAERPSAFTLARMVVRVTAGNFLEQFDFFLFGFYATQIAAVFFPASSEFASLMQTFAVFGAGFLMRPLGAVVLGAYIDRVGRRKGLIVTLSLMACGTILIAFVPGHASIGLLAPLLVLLGRLLQGFSAGAELGGVSVYLAEMATPGRKGFYTAWQSGSQQVSIVVAAALGFALNRWMDTATIAAWGWRIPFFVGCMIIPFIFVLRRRLEETQAFKARQHRPGLRESAISLASNWKLMLAGAAMVAMTTASFYLITVYAPTFGKTVLHLTTSDSLLVTLCVGVSNFIWLPVGGMISDRFGRKPVLLAMTALAIVTAYPVLSFLANGPTFAKMLLVLLWLSFLYAMYNGAMIVALTEVMPASVRVAGFSVAYSLATAIFGGFTPEISTALIHVTGDRASPGYWMTFAALCAFLATLALYRRGATAARLAAQAR
- a CDS encoding substrate-binding domain-containing protein; this translates as MKALTFLSQPALRGLKARTGLLAGSLLAASIAFSPVQAAELHVLISGGFSAAYEKLGKQFEAQTGNTLVTEHGPSMGKTPEAIPNRLARHEPADVVIMVGYALDDLIKKGQVDPGSRVELADSAIGMVVRQGQPKPDISTEAALKKTLLDAKSVAYSDSASGVYIERELFKKLGIEAQLKPKAVKVPKVPVASQVASGKYEIGFQQVAELLPVPGVTFVGRIPDSVQSITRFAGGVPVSASHPKEAAELLKFLSSPQAQPVVRETGLESVAKK
- a CDS encoding LysR family transcriptional regulator, producing MLDAISIDQLRTFVAAAETGSFSAAGRQLRRAQSVVSHTLANLEAQTGVRLFDRGGRYPVLTDAGRALLQEARGVLQGMNAFKAKAKSMAEGLEPELTAVIDVMYPMQALTLAVGGFRGAFPHTPLRLYVEALGGVLKPVLDGTCALGVIGSLPTIPDALQAEKLLDVPMVKVVAPSHPLASFQGEITARELGRHVQLVLTDRTRLTEGNHYGVFSQQTWRLADMGAKHAFLCAGFGWGHMPLAMVQAQIASGELVALTRESADCRVPPIPVHAVYRHDHPPGPAGRWFLEQLKDGSRACPEAA
- a CDS encoding glycosyltransferase family 9 protein, whose translation is MNAPAQWTRPLEPRMTPARVAVFRALNLGDMLCAVPALRALRAGLPRAEISLVGLPWARAFQARYAAYVDRFIEFPGYPGLPEATARPDELDVFFAGMRKQHFDLCLQMHGSGPTSNRVVAQFGAHRAVGLGSPDDAASVRIWPYPSDRHEVLRNLYLVEQCLGVDGRDDALEFPLTAQDWAELRTHSDLMACLDTPYVCLQPGARDPAKRWPAADFARVGDALGERGWRVVLTGCGAERALAETVAARMRHPCLIAARDISVGGLAALLSGASLLVSNDTGVAHLAAALRVPSVVIFFATDPMRWGPPMNGPHRVAGGNCMPPADTVCAAAIGLLERVRSPVS
- a CDS encoding glycosyltransferase family 9 protein, producing the protein MSGPPPVAALSGVARIAVLRANAIGDFILALPALQALRDTYPEARITLLGCQWHADFLAARPGPVDEVVVLPPIPGITAPAGEPVREAPIRQVLDQLRQRNFDIALQLHGGGRYSNPFVLALGARVTAGMRTLDAAPLDRDYAYIPAVHDLMPRAMLLRDCVALAGAHGAMVEPRLHPRAADREECERRLPSLREPFAILQPGATDPRRRWDAARFAAVGDALAARGAQVIVNGSAGEAPITAAVCRSMRAPAIDAAGRLSPGGLCALLERAHVLVSNDTGPAHLARALNRPAVTIYWIGNLHSYGPLTARNQGLAVSYRVHCPVCGLSCIDHRCGHDASFVNDVPADAVIEQACRLYDADAAFAA
- a CDS encoding glycosyltransferase family A protein, with amino-acid sequence MTAVDVLIPTCNRPAALAVTLTSLMGQRFEDFDIHVADQSDGAPGYESGEARSIVRLLRARRKRVSLTRNLPRRGLAQQRHYLLRQASAPYVLFLDDDVILEPEAIERMADAMAQIGCGFIGNAVIGLSYRDDVRPHQQAVEFWDDDIVRPERIEPDGPAWSRHVLHNAANLWHVQRAALPAGRRWRAYKVAWTGGCVLYDRAKLLDCGGFGFWRDVPAIHCGEDVYAQMRVMARYGGCGIMPSSAYHQELPTTVPDRQVDLPRWRFKDGT
- a CDS encoding DUF4254 domain-containing protein; protein product: MTLRDHPQPRLALCDAADIDTLHAHALREPGWPARNVEPPEHPLLRQALENHRYNSLLWNEEDQARRRDAPDSAIVANKRAIDRYNQCRNDAIEAMDDLILAAVGHADGAPHGLHWVNSETAGSLIDRMSIGRLKIHHMALQAQRQDADEAHRRRCAARLAALRAQHAHMRACLEALFDGLVHGRCTYRAHRQFKMYNDPALNPYLYGAAAPAAPARDAR
- a CDS encoding BON domain-containing protein, whose product is MKNSMVDTIVAAALGAAAMYYFDPELGRRRRAMLRDQLAGRGHDAERFLRRKARYVRGHLQGMAAQTRSAMSPAGEPASDRRIAERVRAAIGRAVSTPGAVDVNVAAGNVLLTGHILAAEREKLVSTVSAVEGVERVTDQMSAYDDAGNVPELQGASKV
- a CDS encoding GNAT family N-acetyltransferase; translation: MTSPVRVRRLDGVQAQACIGQLADILVDCVENGASVSFMLPMTRDKATGFWEGVVRGVQGGNRVLLVAEDDDERVVGTVQIVFAGVENQPHRADISKLLVHSRARRRGVAARLMAAAEEVARDEGLTVLVLDTATGSDAERVYQRAGWQRVGDVPAYALMPDGSPCSTTYYYKAL